CAAGAGAGAACAAAGATGCCATAATTTGAGCTGACCTGTTAGaaaggattttaaaagacttcCTTGGACAAGACGGTCAATACTCAATTACTCATCACTAAACTAAAAGAGCTGAAATTTTCTAGTTATATGAAGAGATTAAGCCCACATTATTGAGAATATTAATTGGTCCGCTTCTATacaagattttattattatttttctgtatGATCCTCGATCGTTGAGAACTATATAGACTATTAGACTTATTCCCAAAAAGGGAGAAGCAAAGCACAAAACAATTAAGACTATATTTGTAATCCATAATATCATTATTGACTCGACATTCAATCTATGTAAAAGAATTCCCCATATATTGACCCAGTCTGAAATATGAATTGGGAGTTGGGTTTATTTATTCCTCtgcaacctttttttttttttctttctcctgtTCTGGCAGAAATTGCCAAGACAACTTATATATCATGAATGTGTTAAAACTAAAATGAGACCCCTCTAAGGTTTGCACAGCGATTTCAATAGGTCCATTCTTGAGGCAGAATCATCTCATTCTGGATATGTGCCGGTTTGTAGCGTGATTGGCGCTTTTGTAATGAATACATGCCATCCCTGTTACTCACTAAAACATCTGCAAAcataacaataacatagaaaCTCAATCAGACATATGCATATTCAGGGCCCTCTCCGACATTTTTGGATCcagagaaaaactaaaaaaaaaacccataaacaataaataatggaaacgtattttatgaataattcatagataaaaaatttcataaatttataaatttaatctaaaaaaataatacacaaaactcttatatattaaaaagttcacCAAAATGaagttaataaaatttttaaaattttttaaaaaaattgcaaaactcCTTAAAATAAGAGCCTTAAGTTGTCATCATCTTGAGCATGTGTCCGAGACAGTAATATGCATATTCCATTTACCTAGTCAATGAGTGTGACATttcaatttttggattttaatgtGGAAACTGAACCAATTTTCGAAAACAAAGTCTGACATCCTAATCTTTTTTCCACTTTCCTCAGAAGACTTTCAatgaaaataaacttaaataataatttgtgattgaataattatatatatgtatattatccATTAATATCACCTTATAGTTTTTGAGATAAATATTATTGGCTGGTTGTTGAAACATATTTAATAGCACAGTTGATTAAAGCCAAATAGTATACTAGTACGTGTTTTTGTCCACAAGAAGAGTGCATGTTGATAATTAAGTACCATGTAGGGGAGGGAAGCCGCCAGGTTTAGGCCCAGACGTGGCAGCCCTTTGCTCAAAGTGGAGTTGCAAAGCCTGTACTACTCTAGCTGGTATAAGAACTGTGGAGCATCCTTTATCTTTTCAAATCACAGACAATGAAACAAAACATTAATTTCGGTGAAAGATGTTCAACCAACAGAtgctgtttatttatttaaatttaaatatctttCATGATTGACTTTTTGCTTTAGCCAAAAGGAACAGGTGAATTAACCACATAGAAGATGGATTAGAAACAATTCCATTTCAAATTAACAGTGAAGAAGATTTCGTTAAATGAAGCTCTCAAAACAGAGTTGAAAACTAGTTAATTCGTATATTAACTATGGTATGGTTGAGATTCCACGTCAGGAGTCACCTAAGTCGACGACCAGCGAACAAACAATTATAGGAAATGATGAAGCAGCGCCAAATTCTTAAAGCGACCGAAACACTACCTGGTCTCTTACGTGACTCCAACGGTGCACTTGTTCTGCCACATGGCAAGAAAACACCAGTTCCACAAGACTTGCCTCTTGAACCAGCTTGCTGGTGTGAACGATTGTGCCACGGTGGACGAGTCCTCCATCCTTTATCACACCCATCATCAATCCCTTTAACTTTCTTCTGAAATTGCTGTGATATCTGCCCATGATTTTTTCCTCTGTATGCAGTTAGTTTATGCTTCTCAGACAGAATCTGCTCTTGCCTGACCCGAGACAACTATAACGAGGAAACAAACTAGTGAACACTATGTTGTTGgaatgaaatttattaatatgccatgaaaaaaattaacttgtttatCCAAGTTATTAATTTCTTCATCTATAAAAGTTTATGGctttaaccaaaaataaaaatacagaaaGGGTGTCAACTGTTACTGTTATCTCACTTGAATTGCTTGAATTTGTTCATGAAGGAGAGAGCAGGCTCCAACGTTTGAGATCTCCAACCTGTGATTCCCATAACCAGGATTGTATTTGGAACTGTCCCTTTCGTCAAGCTTCATCTTCTCTAACATCTCCACCACATCGTAGGTGCTGTTCCAACAAAAGTCATAGCTATTAGGCGATGGTTCCTGAGAAGAATCTTCAGAACTACCCTGAATTGAGATCAAAGTTGACGAGAGCGTTGACTGGGGCGAACTAACTGAATCCCATAGCTTCAGCAGAagaaagaaataggagaaaaaaaacttgattatgccaTAGCTAGAAACTgagggaataaaaaaaaaaaagaagttttaaattttgacaCGCTGACAAATAGACcatagaagaaaaaacaagttTATTATTACCGATTCCAGATGGTCAGAACCAATGCTTGAGGAATCGAATTTGGTGTTGTCTTGAGGCATGAAGTGAGGCATATTTGGGACGGGAATGAGCAGCTCCGGTGGCTTTAAATCATGTCCgctaatgttgttgttgttgttgttgcagtTGGTGTGATTGGGGTCACGTGATGGTATTGGTATTGGTGGAAGAATATGTTCGCCCCGTTCGTCATGGAGGAACTGATGCTGAAAAGGTATCGATGAGTTAATAgccatgaatatgataaaggtGGTGTTGTGGTTATAATTTTCTTGGAGGATAATGATCAGATAGGTAAGGTGGGGCTTTAATGAGTTGCGAGTATGGTTGTCTCTGGCTGGAGGGGATTCAATGATTACTTTGATAAGGGAAGCAGAGTGTGATAGtgttgtgtgtgttttgtgCGCCCCCCATATGGCACTAAGAAGGTTTTAAAAAGGTGGTGTTTTAAGGAAGTTAGCAAGCGACAGCTTTTTAAGGAGGGGAGAAAACACCAGTGTTTGGGATTTGGAACACGGGAAGGGCAAATTGAGAGGGGTCTTAGGTTTTTTTTGGTGTCAACCAAAATATCCTTCCAATGATAATTATACACTAATTCTTTTTTCCACATAGagataattaaaatagatttttttcttcttattgtaGCAAAGTCTATTAGATTTTTTCTTCATCTAGCAAAGTCTTGTATATATCAGTTAAGGggtgtattaaattttatagtacAACAAAGGGGTGGTCTAAGCAAAAGCATCCGAAAGGTCCTCTTAAAAACCAGTTCATAAGGGGATGGTCTACCCAGTATATAAGCACTTATCATATTTATGAATTACCCAATGTGAGACTATTCTTAACAGGGTGGGTTAATTAATGtgaaattatttagtttaattaatagttttaaattctttatattatttaactgtgttaaatattaaaaaaaattgaggtttataataattttaccatTCTCAAAATTACCTCCAAAAAAATACTTGTGATTtggaaaggggaaaaaaaagtcttatataCTCACACGATCAAGAAATAGAGCCAATGACAAAGAAATTCAATTATTTACCGAGTATAAAGGCCAAGAATGACTGGTATTAGGACACGGTGGTGAAGGGGTGGGTCCAGTGGCTGTTGAGGCTCAAAGGTCGGCTTTTATTAGTTGGAGCTGTGCCTCTTATCTGCCATTTGTGGCCTTCTCTTGAAACTGCAACCACTTCTACTTCAACACTAAAATGCCCTGCTatgaataattacaaaaaataaaatcaaatgaacTTTTACTTCAATAATTGAAGTCAATCTTTGTTGCCTTTTTATTACACGTTGTCAAGATAAAACttcaatttgaataaaataattatatgaaaaatacttaaatgactataatcatttttatcctaCACTGAAATGGCTGGAATTAGTTGGATAATATGAATTCTATAACTGACTTATATTGAAGATTATTGTATAACCGGTCAATCATTCATATATTTCACATTCTCAAAGAAAGGTTTTCATGACTCCATTTCTGCACTTGAAACAAACCAACTGTGAAATTAGGGTAGAAACAACAAGCCAGTATTTTTCAAGAGTCCACACCGCAATCCCGTGGGTCACACTCGCCGGGAGCACTCAAGTCAAGAAATGCAAGAACCGGTAAGTCGTTAACATTTGGCAATTACTAGCTAGTAAACGCTAATGGCTGACAAGTATCACTTGCATTTAAATTTCCAAGTCTTATTAAAATTGTCCTTCCATATCTTCTGGTCAACTCTGAGTCGATTGAAGTTCACACATATTTTAACTTCTTTGTGTCACAATGCTTACTTAAGGTTGATTTATTTGAATGTTAAACAATTCGATCTAAATACATATTAGTCCTAAAAGATGGGACAGAATATACATTCACATGTTGTTTTGGATAGGTCCCTTAAACCCTAGAAAATCTATATATAcgggaagaaaaacaaaaaacaaaaaacaaaatagtataatagtatttttatagTGGTATTTGCGATTTAATAGTTACGAGAAAAACAAGTGTTGGTGTGAATACAAGGATGTTTGTCACGttggagacaaaaaaaatgaaactcgaACGTTGAGCTGAAGTGAAACGGTCTGACTCTATGGACTATGGCCGAAAAGGAAGACTTATAGTGCCTTCTATCTTAGAGTTCATCACACGCATGAATAATGAGGTATTCTTCCAATGTTTCGGCATGAATTAATAATGGTAAACTTTATTACTTAAGCGTACGTCCAAAAACAAATATTGGAGTAAACAAAACGGTGTTTGTTCTGGTCATTCAGAGAGGATGTAGACGTTGTTATTACTAGTAAATTACAACGATgccatataattatatatttcactTTCGCCCGTATGGAATATTTAGAACAATACGTAAAGCGTGATGGATGACAAAATCACCCAGAGAAAGTCGAATAAAGCACCATGGCCCATGGGAGTTGTTGAGTTTTGACGCCAGAATTCTAATTAATTGGAAAGATTGTATTTTACTACTAACATTCTACTGAACTccaccaaataataataatgaatttgaatatatagtgtatatatataacattaaacaagatttttagttaataaaaaaattaaaaatcaactaaaatatctttttaaacgCAGCCTTAAAGTGTTACTATTGACTTCCTTTAAAGACATAAAATCATCAATGATTAAATCAatgttccaaaaaaaaaaacagatcaaaattaaaagttttaggTATTTCTTCCAAAACTAGTGAAAagaatgcttctttttttttaagttttaacatcaatttattgaaaattgaaatttatccGTTGAGAACACGTTAACACATCAGCAACTTTGACGTTTGTGTCTCTGTTGGAATCGACCTACAACTCTGCTTCACACAAAGAAACTAACCAAAATGGGTGTTGCGTGAGTAGCAACCGATCTTCATTCCTAGCTTTGTCATGAATGACTTCTGAAATTTTAATTCCGACACAATTTTTACGTAGTtctagaatttaaatttcagaaaacattttttctacTGTTCTATAATATAATTCCTTGAATGATGAAACTAAACACGTAGAGATAACACTATTAAACTAAgcaataaataatcatttttgtcaCTGCACAtgtaaaatactaataaattcatctttaaaagataaaaatttaaattttagtctccaaaagtaaaaaaatgcgataaaattatttcatccgttaattttcattaataaaaaagcCTACGTGACACATTCATAAACAAATTTGTCAACGCTTTACACATTTAGGgacgaaaatgactatttacccaaaatataatttaatctttacaTTTCTCCTTTTTTAATTGTTGTAAACATAACACTACAATaagtacttaaaaaataaaaaataaacataagttaaaacaaacataataataagcataatattgattaataagcatGATATGTCTATTGCCgtgaaatttttaatatgacAATACCTTACCCAAAATATGAGACCCAAACAAAAATACATAGTCATTAAgttaattcttacaaaaaaaatgaaacctaaCTTGATTTTGTCACTACATAATGTTGtcacaataaaaatttcaacaaaaatattatacttatttatggatattatgtttattataacttatgcttatttttttgtgtttttttaagtgtttattgtaatattatgtttgtaacaattaaaaaaagaaaaagataaaaattaaattatattttgaataagtAATAATTTTCGTCC
Above is a window of Glycine soja cultivar W05 chromosome 12, ASM419377v2, whole genome shotgun sequence DNA encoding:
- the LOC114378344 gene encoding uncharacterized protein LOC114378344, translating into MAINSSIPFQHQFLHDERGEHILPPIPIPSRDPNHTNCNNNNNNISGHDLKPPELLIPVPNMPHFMPQDNTKFDSSSIGSDHLESLWDSVSSPQSTLSSTLISIQGSSEDSSQEPSPNSYDFCWNSTYDVVEMLEKMKLDERDSSKYNPGYGNHRLEISNVGACSLLHEQIQAIQLSRVRQEQILSEKHKLTAYRGKNHGQISQQFQKKVKGIDDGCDKGWRTRPPWHNRSHQQAGSRGKSCGTGVFLPCGRTSAPLESRKRPDKGCSTVLIPARVVQALQLHFEQRAATSGPKPGGFPPLHDVLVSNRDGMYSLQKRQSRYKPAHIQNEMILPQEWTY